Part of the Nicotiana sylvestris chromosome 5, ASM39365v2, whole genome shotgun sequence genome is shown below.
ttgttcgatctgcaggaaccctacatgaggaaaagcatggttcaggggcaaggaattttgttcgttaTGCAAGGATCCTCCAGAAAGAGAGCATGACTCAGGTATGTTCATTCAAGACCTTCATAggtaacaagatttagcgtaagttccacctttatgaaatataatttagctttaaagttgtcactcttaagacgagatttaatttgaaattttcagagccctcctggataatgggatttagcttttaaattcttagagctcttttgtataacatgattcgattaacactcacagatgtgcctaGACACCAAATTAGGGCAGAaaagtttattttgttttgtctgttttgttgtaatggcaggtgctcacctggaaaacaagggaatacagttcgagttttggcaatcagacacccacctggagaacaagggaatacatttcaagttttggcaatcagacgcccacctggaaaataagcgaatacagttcaagttttggaaatcaggagcccacctggagaataagcgaatacagttcaagttttggtaatcaggcacccactaggagaacaagggaatacagttcaagttttggtaatcaggcgccacctggagaacaagggaatatagttcaagctttggcaatcaggtgcccacttggagaacaaggaaatacagttcaagttttttgcaatcaggcacccacctggagaacgagggaatacagttcatgtttttgcaatcagacgcccacctggagaacaagggaatacagttcaagatttgacaatcaggcgcccacctggagaacaaggaaatacagttcaagatttggcaatcaggcgcccgcctggagaacaagggaatacagttcaagatttggcaatcaggcgcccagttggagaacaaaggaatacagttcaagtttaggtaatcaggcgcccacctaaagaacaagtgaatacagttcgagttttggaaatcaggcgtccacctggagaacaagggaatacagttcaagttttggtaatcaggtgcccacctaaagaacaagggaatagagatCAAGTtatggtaatcaggcgcccaggtggagacaagggaatacagttcatgttttggcaatcaggtgcccacctggagaacaagggaatacagttcaagttttggcaatcaggcacctacctggagaacaagggaatacagttcaagtgtttagcaatcaggcgcccacctggagaacaagggaatacagttcaagtttcggcaattaggcgcccaactagagaacaagggaatacagttcaagatttggcaatcaggtgcccacttggagaacaggggaatacagttcaagttttggtaattaggcgctcaactggagaataagggaatacatttcaagttttggcaatcagacgcccacctggagaacaagggaatacagttcaagttttggcaatcagacacccacaagttttggcaatcaggtgcccacctggagaacaatgtaatacagttcaagttttggcaatcaggcgcccacctagagaacaagggaatacagttcaacttttggcaattaggtgtccacttggagaacaatggaatacagttcaagtgttggcaatcaggtgcccacctggataacaaaggaagtcatttcagaattcaattcaagttagaagtagcagaagttcgcggcaagaatgcaagtcaacagtccgagatgatcaacaaaagttggtcacaatccagaataaaaaaaaagaaatgtaagaagtgaatccaaatgtagAAGTAGATGAAAGATGTGAGATGCTGAAGACAcgactgaagtcacaagcatggtcTGTCCGGTTTTGAttcgaaaagctgaagaagaatgaactagcacctgcagctagcaagcgttagggttcaaatctaaagtctgcatgaagaactaTTCAAGTCTCAAgaccaagcttcagaagacttatagataggaatcttgtaactcgtagttgacaggcttagttagcctttttcattttgatttttgatgtaataacagtaCCACGGACCGGTACATCGGCGGAATGACACCTccaccggctctccacctcagcATACTCCATCACTGTttctacttctgaactacacgtggtctgattcctttatagccaaggatatgtgggcagctcagataccaaggctcggtcacattctcctttctcttagttttggtcttCCTAAATAAGGGTCTGGTCAAAAAACCTATCtggtcgttctttgtctgaaaatacttcatgtttccaatcaaagaggggtagctgcagacatgtgatttttgaccctccccgagatttcagccattttagcgtaaaatatttcgtttaggcctaatatcaatatttcaattaattttgactcttttactttatcttaccaaaaaatgaaaattaccaaaaaatatttcttctttttagttgttgttagtttatatacctttcgtaaaactaaaaaaaatacaaaaaatagtaccttatttttattttaatatgatatttgaaaatatataaaaaaggtTTGTATTAACGATTAGTCTTatcttaatagttattttacttaagtagaatTAACTGGTAAATGAGGtcatatttttagtcttgttcacggagaaataataaaatttgggctcaaacgacCCATTTTTATGCCTAATATTCGGATCTAGCCCATAACAACCCAAACCCAATACCAACTAAACTAACCCTAACACCCTTAAAAACCTAAAGACCCTGAAAGATCTAGGGGAGCCCTTTGTAAACATAGAGACCCCCTCCCCCCGATCGGTCTTCATCTCCAAAAGAAGACAAGCTTCTTTCCATGGCAAAAATGAGAGAACCTCACCCCTAAGCAACAACCGTTACACACAAGACCCCTCCCCCCCTCTTTGAATTCCATCTTCTTCGTCATCCCCAAGCAACAACCCTATTTCCCTCTTCTTTAACATCAACAACCTAGACACCCAACCGTTAAAACTCACCAGAAACCAACCCCACCAGCTAGAACAGAAGCGTCAAAAAGACCAACCAACGACCCCTGCTTCTGAACAACCCAAAACGAGTCAAAATTTTAGTTTTGCCTCTTGATTATGGTCTCAAAGATGGAGTTTGTCCGGAGCTGATTTAATTCACCGTCTGAGGTCCGAGTTCGTCGTTCCGGTTGGAGTACATCTCGTCTTGATGTTTTGGATTGGCTTGCTGCTGGATTTTGCATATCTAGATTCGTTTATACCTTCTCTAATCATTTCAAACATCAATTGAAAGCTCATTTTCAGGTTCCTTCCTGGTTCCCTTTCTCCCTAACGTTCCGAGTTTGTGACTGTTAACAGAGTTGTGGTCGTAATGTGATTGTTAGTAATTTTCATGAATATTTCTATTTGGTTTGGCTGAGTTTACATGTAAATTGAGTTTTGAAATTTTCCGTTCTTCAATTTGATACAAATCCGTAGGTTCTTGACAGATAGTTTGAAAGGGATTGTGTTTGAATGCTGCCTCAAAGTTTGTTTTACACTCGACCAAGCTTTCGCGAtttgttcccttttttttcaCTTGTTTTTAATTAGGAAACTAGACAATTATATCATAGCTGCCTCTGTTTAACTTGCTGAAATTCAGATTGAGGCATCTATTTTGGTTCTGTTTGCTTTAAGCTGTTGTGTGGATCGACGAACGTTCATTGTCTTGAGCAAGCATATTATATCTATGTTAGAATGCTAAATGGTTATTATGTTGACATTTTCTTAAGCATTATGCCTCCACTTTGTTGTACCTATTGGAGTTTGAGCTATTGTCCTTGGTCAGTATGATCTCGCGAAGTGTTAATTCAAGTATATGAAGTTTGGAGTTGTTGGTTCACTCTACCAGTTCTGTTTGAAAACACTCAACATCCTGTCATTTGTTTTCGTCTACTAATTAAAAATCAACCATGGCTAAGGTTTAAAAGAATTGATTTCTTGCTTTCGATTTTTGAGCTCGTCTTGCTGGCATAATTGAACCTGAACATGAGTAGTTGATAAAATTGGAATGCCTATGGTTGTAGCTCAATGTCGGGCTGAATTGCATTCGGGTGGCTAGTATTCAGATCCATTTGTCTCTGTTGATCTGTTTTGAACTTGTGGCTTGATATGCATATAGTTTGAGTGTTGTTATTCTTCATGTTttcaaagatcatgtttcaaaatTTATTAATTGAAAGTTCTGTTGGATTACTCTAGTAGCTGAATCACATTCTCAGGTCCTACTGTTGAGCTCATACCACGTGAGAGTGCTGAAAGTTTTTTTAATTGATTGTGAAAAAGGATTTTTCATTCAAAGAGAGGTAGTTCATTCACATTTGAGAGGAAGTGATAATTCAAGTTCAAATTTTTTGTTCGGTTTAGCTGAGTTGGTGATAAAAGCTGTTGGCTTTCAAGTGAACATGTTAGTCTTGTTACTATGCTGATTAAGGATCACATTTGGATGGCTTCTTATTCTCTGTTAAAACATGCCAATAGTTTAGTTGAAGTCTAAGGACAATATGAATTCTTGCTAACTTCACACTTCATTGATTTGTTTCTACATTGATCAACATTTCATTGACTAGGATTTTGGCATTCTTTGTATTGATTCTGTTTCCCCGTTAACTTAGAAGTTTGTTAGGAAACGAAATGAATCAGAAATAGGAGCTCTCATTTAGTTTTGTTTCATTTGCTTATATTATTACTTAACCGCTAGGAATATGCTTAAGCCGACTACATTTGCGTAAGCAAACTTTTTGGCACGTAAGTAATCATCGCAAGTACGGGTACGATTCCCGTGTCGTAGTTATGATAtctaatttcaaattagttttaaatatgaatatccatagttcatttagttgaatgcttttcctttaataaaattgaggtgtTCCATCCAATCACttagtctatggccctcacatcgaTACCTTAACTAGTGTAGAAAAATGCCCTGAACTTTTGTAGTTAGCTTTAGGCGcatttaattaaataaattgtcatatctatgggtacggttcccgtgatgtaGTTGTAATGCCTAATTTCTAAaatttggggtacatttatgtgacacgACCAAAATTTAATTTTGTTAAAAAATtgacatgttgtagatcgtgggtacggttcccgtgacatgattcgcaatgtgTGTTAAATAAATAACTGTATGATAAACGTGGATTACTAAAAACGGTTAAAAGTGggtaaaatgcacataggttttaaaaaatgtttcaaaatcagataaataggccagtattaatagttgagtgacgtgctaaaatcacggaaccgggaatacctaacactttctcccaggttaataaaattccttatccgaatttttgtatttcgcggactgtaaaacagagtcaatattttctcgattcgggatttcaaaccggtgacttgggacaccataaatcatcctAAGTGGCAGCAACTCTAAATTTTAAATAAGTAATcttatttcgattgtcacttaaattgaaaaaaactcccttatacccctttccGGGgtagtaaaaaagaggtgtgacaatgtATTTTGAGGTTTCTTATGTACACTCAGTAGAGTTTATGACTCAGTATTACCGGGTTTTGGGATTTATGTGACTATTGTATTCCACTTATAGTTATGTTATGGCATTTTCAACTTCCATTAATATTTTAGTTGGTGTTTGGTTCTGTTGATCTTGCTATGTGAGAGGCTTACCTAGTTCTAggaactaggtgccatcatgatctTCAATGTATGTAACATCCAAGGTAACAtgataacttactttatgtacttccAAATATGATCTCATTTTTTGTCTTACATTAGTTTACTTATGACTCACATTgatgtacgaaaacatggggtataacatcattcccccttttggaATATTCGTCTGTGCGCTTATCAGTCTCATAAACCATAGCTGTTATGCATAATTTAATATtgcccttgccatctaggcaactgttttaTGAATAAATCCGaggctagggcattccccctttaggcctctttctcacaccacgacttgttgtAGGAATTcctccaatctcgtaactgttgtgACATACTGTCATGCAGTCTGTACGACTTTgtccttgtatgtgcgcctatgtgactcttctctcatttttccatcatattttagccaatctctaggtctcactttgtgaacatatacagaactatgacaagatgtccctctgggaatctataggtgtactgaagtttttcacttggtactttgtcgaacttatgtctaatgctatatcttgtttcatagcctcaaTTATCTATACTTATGGCTTTACTATATCTAGGTATCTTATACTATACCACAACCCTTACTTTTATTTATTATGGCCAAGGTCttctacccaactccaggttattCGCTTACTGCTTATCCTATAGGTATAAATTTAAGTCccttaatgcttcctcattactactcatcttaagaatgacaaccACCTATCTCAcactttggaacattcatccatCTATTGTTGCTTCACCTTAAATTGATCTATTATCTATCACTGATCACTTAAAACCTCTTATGTAATatattgtcactagggctcacgtttCATCGGGAAACATCTGGAGTTGGTGTCCTGATCTACTTAGGgtcaatactatacttcaataatcgtatttcatagcatcccaatgtgattcaccttatcgGGATATTTTAATCccatacaattcatgaaatccccttTCCtttgaatcattacccaatcaaaggcctaaacgtcatcctcttatctaccacaattacacccttattctaccagTAGGGAAAAATCCCATCTTTCTAAATTCTCCTAGTCTTAAACTCCTCTGAGTTCACTCATTctatactgagctttttataacttatggaaaccatcagctctcttgttgtgATGGGTTTAATCTCGAGGACTTACCTAATCTTGTctccttctcactcaccttttcttatccttacttctgtctacctaaaaccttgcCGCTCTACCATAcattagcttgcgacctacatatatctatttatactactcgcaaacttcctttaacttgctagcaccatatattttcttatgttattctggaacctcAAGAGAGATATcatatcgtctctaactcttctttactctatTAACTAGACCTCTCTATATTttgaaaccataggctggaagatatgccactgatgACAACAATATCAATTTCTTGATACAGAATTATGACGCTTCCAGCCCTCTATCTGATATATGGATTGTTTGTAACCTTTTGTACTTGGGCATCTCGTACCTTCTTCACATgtaccttacttacctttaaatcttgcatcgtatcttctatctctttcgtaATGTTACACCcagtaagtttaacaaccttgctaccgatatatatatacatttgatatggtattttaaGTGGAACaatttttgtaaaaaataaagtctgaaaaatatgattttatataattattaatattactacttttgaatatgctttaaattatacacataatatgagaaagcttatgagattttttttattgtaaagttagaaattattttctcacaagaaaaaggttatctttttaccattttaagaattaagcgtacgaaaatttgtattctttatatgagattagaaaaattagaagttgagaaaatatatgtatttttacatgaatGTTTTAGTGAAATAATAGTATATGTATTTTATATGGTACcgcatgaccatgatagtaaagtgtataaagtgtgttaaaagtaagtagtattttaagtaatttgagataattcttaattatgcgagtAAATTAGTAATTATCTAAAATAATTGGGATAAGGACATCACATGGCAGCAACACAAATCAAACAAAGTGACTCATCAATTAAATTGAAAGGTGGCATCATACACCAAGTTTTGAAGCTTGAAACATTGATATCGTGGTTATAATAGGGTAAAGGAATAAAGTACTCGAGTGTGTTAGCTAGTAGCCCAAAGGCTATGCATTTTACTCTTTTCTCTGTTTCTCCTTTTGAACTTGGTTAATAGACAAAGTAAAAGATGCATAAACGAAGTAGAGCTGAATATGGtgtataattattttaaaaaaatttccaTGGACAAGATAAGAATTACGTTTTTCCCTGGTAAAGCACATAGTTCCAAGCCTTTGGATAAGGGTAATGAGCCAAAACGTGATTTGCATCAGCAATTCATATGAAATGGCTTAATACTATAGCAATGTAGTTGCTTCGAGCTTTTCATACAACTTGTTCCGTGTTTTATCGCAATAAACATGTGTTAGCGGGATTGTCAAAAGAATCGACTCAGatatgttaagactatcccttccTTCTTtaggcatgatccaagtaacgatacatAAACGTAATGATATTCCATAAGtagttctactcttagcagttaatgATGCCCATGTTATTCATTCccgtaaagtgatattcaagcatgtctaagtacaTATCTAGTTCCCTATTGAGGTATATGATAAATATATTAATGTTCATAATATAAGTGACATGCACCCACACTCACAACTAATTTTTTCTAACAAAAAATGTTAAAAGTGTTTGTCAACTACTATACTATGTCCACAAGAAGAATAGTCTTCAGCTATTATTGTTTATCTGTTGGTTTCCAAAGATAGTTTCAGCTAGTAATACATTCTTGCAAGACTATTTTTCCTTTCAGTGACTTTCATAAGCAATTGACTTAAGGAAAGAAGATATATCTCCTGAGTTAATTATCTATAAAAAGAATAGGCTGTATATCCTTAGTTTGCAAAATTTAGGATAGTCTATTGGAGGGCCTAGCTTTGGAATTCTGGAGATATTCTGCAGTGTGAGATTGAAGGCT
Proteins encoded:
- the LOC138868716 gene encoding uncharacterized protein; the protein is MGKTERDGNCVQIKAWKFYFLKCRAQILSAQRRFEKMKEKFVRSAGTLHEEKHGSGARNFVRYARILQKESMTQVLTWKTREYSSSFGNQTPTWRTREYISSFGNQTPTWKISEYSSSFGNQEPTWRISEYSSSFGNQAPTRRTREYSSSFGNQAPPGEQGNIVQALAIRCPLGEQGNTVQVFCNQAPTWRTREYSSCFCNQTPTWRTREYSSRFDNQAPTWRTRKYSSRFGNQAPAWRTREYSSRFGNQAPSWRTKEYSSSLGNQAPT